From Diospyros lotus cultivar Yz01 chromosome 4, ASM1463336v1, whole genome shotgun sequence, a single genomic window includes:
- the LOC127800118 gene encoding uncharacterized protein LOC127800118, with amino-acid sequence MTINTPPNLSFALTISYHNSPLPPQSQQTNTMLDPRTTELDDSHDHTFDPSSHVNGSWDTLNYGTGAPKTAQNHENYYRNRTSIGMEDDHPDGVSFPPLWKTSPSSSLHMQQHWNNCRLVSGSPRAQAIARGRRELMEMAKNMPETCYELSMKDLVEQQPRVEEEHSHQQQPRVEEEYSHHREQYCLDGKKSFSRESSNQEQKSKRDEKKGKVIVRSGSIDNGGLFLKVVVFPVSLGSKKKNKKKKNSEAANKGEERLKKTFSVSSEGEREESLRRSGSSSGCWTFLLSWKEEM; translated from the exons ATGACAATTAACACACCACCAAACCTCTCCTTTGCACTAACCATATCATATCATAATTCCCCTCTTCCCCCTCAGTCCCAGCAAACAAACACCATGCTTGATCCAAGAACAACTGAGCTTGATGACAGCCATGATCACACCTTCGATCCTTCTAGCCATGTAAATGGCAGTTGGGACACTCTGAATTATGGCACCGGCGCTCCAAAAACAGCCCAAAACCACGAGAACTATTACAGAAACCGGACTAGTATTGGCATGGAAGATGATCATCCTGATGGTGTGTCTTTTCCACCCTTGTGGAAGACAAGTCCATCAAGCTCTTTGCACATGCAGCAGCACTGGAACAATTGCCGGCTCGTGTCGGGGAGTCCGAGAGCTCAGGCAATAGCCAGAGGCCGGCGGGAGCTCATGGAGATGGCCAAGAACATGCCCGAAACATGCTATGAGCTGTCCATGAAAGATCTGGTTGAGCAGCAGCCTAGAGTGGAGGAAGAACATTCTCATCAGCAGCAGCCTAGAGTGGAGGAAGAATATTCTCATCATCGGGAACAGTACTGTTTGGATGGAAAGAAAAGTTTTTCCAGGGAAAGTTCGAATCAGGAACAGAAAAGCAAGCGGGatgagaagaaaggaaaggtGATCGTGAGAAGTGGAAGCATTGATAATGGAGGGCTGTTTCTCAAAGTGGTGGTTTTTCCAGTTTCTTTgggatcaaagaagaagaataagaagaagaagaactctGAGGCTGCAAATAAAGGCGAGGAAAGGttgaagaaaacattttcagtttcaagtgagggggagagagaagaaagccTCAGAAG GAGTGGTAGTTCATCTGGTTGCTGGACCTTCTTACTCTCGTGGAAGGAAGAAATGTGA